One genomic region from Cetobacterium sp. 8H encodes:
- the yhbY gene encoding ribosome assembly RNA-binding protein YhbY, with protein MNLTSKKRAFLKKRAHNLDPIFRIGKEGFSEALAQGVADAIGPRELIKVKILQNSEVEKKEVAYQIADAIGAEVVSIIGRTITFYKESEEKPSISLELKGIK; from the coding sequence ATGAATTTAACAAGTAAAAAAAGAGCATTTTTAAAAAAGAGAGCTCACAATTTAGATCCAATATTTAGAATAGGAAAAGAAGGATTTTCAGAAGCTTTAGCTCAAGGAGTAGCAGATGCAATAGGTCCAAGAGAATTAATAAAAGTAAAAATTCTTCAAAACTCAGAAGTAGAAAAAAAGGAAGTTGCTTATCAAATTGCTGATGCAATTGGAGCAGAAGTAGTTTCAATAATAGGAAGAACTATAACTTTCTATAAAGAAAGTGAAGAAAAACCTTCAATATCTTTAGAATTAAAAGGAATAAAGTAA
- a CDS encoding divergent PAP2 family protein yields the protein MEKGIILGNKILDVVFIAWFIAQFYKVIITIFIDKKLNIKRIFETGGMPSSHSSTMASLSTAVGIAHGTQSTVFAISLVLAGVVMYDAAGIRRAAGKHAGLLNTLLDRFAAKVGEKLHDGKLKELLGHSPMEVLVGAILGVVVAFLFKGYIQA from the coding sequence ATGGAAAAAGGAATAATTTTAGGAAATAAAATTCTAGATGTAGTATTTATAGCTTGGTTTATAGCCCAGTTTTATAAAGTGATAATAACAATATTTATAGATAAAAAATTAAATATTAAAAGAATCTTTGAAACTGGAGGAATGCCAAGCTCCCACTCTTCAACAATGGCATCACTAAGTACAGCAGTTGGTATTGCTCACGGAACACAGAGTACAGTTTTTGCAATTTCTTTAGTTTTAGCAGGAGTTGTTATGTACGATGCTGCAGGAATAAGAAGAGCTGCTGGAAAACATGCAGGGTTATTAAATACTTTATTAGATAGGTTTGCAGCTAAAGTGGGGGAAAAGTTACATGATGGTAAATTAAAAGAACTTTTAGGACACAGTCCTATGGAAGTTTTAGTGGGGGCTATATTAGGAGTGGTTG